GCCTACTGAAAACATATAACGAAAGCCGCCATATATTAGAGAGAAAAAAGCTATCAGGCCGGCAATAATTAGTGCGAAGTTATAAATATATTTTATATATTCCGGCAAAGTAGGTTCTGCCGGAAGAGGCGCTCCCGGGATGGTTGGATAGGTAACCTCTAAGTCCTGGGCAAAAACAAAAACAGCAAAAAACAGGAGGAAAGAAACTAAAAAAATTAATTTGTATTTTTTTACTTTCTTGTTCATTGCTTAAGTTCGAAATAAACCAATAGAACCCAGAGAGGGAGCATTCCCACAATAGGGATGAACTCTATGGCAATTAGCAGGGGTCTTAACCATCTTAGTCTTTTTGCCCATTTGGCTGCTTTTCCTAATCTGGCCGTTGCCCCCCGGGTGGCTTTAAGCTGTCCAGAGCGGGAATAAATCCAGCCCCCGATTACAAGTATTGCGACGATATCAAGAATAAGAAGACTTCCAATGAAGAAATCGATTATATCTATTATAGCGGCAAGAGGCAGCATAATCAATCCTGCCGGGCTAAGTAGAGCTCCTTGTCTTTCGATTTCTGCCGTTTCTATTTGTTCTTTTATTTTCTTTTCTAGAGATTTATTTTTCTTTTCTAAAGGCTTAGTAGTCGTTTTTAAAGATTTAATAGCCATAGTCATTATCTTTTTTCTTTACCCGCTCAAGTTTTCCCAAAAAATTTAGGTGGGTTTACCCAGTTCTTTCTTTGCTTTTCTTATTTTCAGGATTTCTTCGGGAGTAGTAGTGATTAACTGATCTTCCCCGTAAGAGGCAACGATCTTGAGCGCCACATGTTTTTGGCCGGCAAAAAACAATCCTTCTCCGACCGATGATTCTAATAATAAATATTTTTCTTCTTCAGTCAGATTAAAAGTTTTTTTAACAATGTCTATGGTGGCAGGGCTTTGTTTCATTAAAAGCTGTAGGGCGGAGTTGGCGATTATTGGTTGGCCGTATTCTGATTTCATAAAATCATTTACATCCTGGGTAATCGTTGTTACTCCCAACCAGTACTTTCTTGCTCTTTTTGCTATTCCAAACAAGAAAGAAGCCCCATCTTCGGTCTGCATTAACCACCAGGCCTCGTCTACCACTAAAATTCTTTTTTTCAATTTTGAGCGGATGGTATTCCAAACATACCTCAAGACTATAAACATTGCCATTTGTTTTAATTCTTCTTCCATGTCTCTGATGCCAAAACAGACAAAGTGGCCCGTTGTTTTAATGTTTGATGGCTGGTTGAAAAAACTGGCAAAAGTTCCTCGGGTAAATTTTCTCACCCTTGTAACCAGACTTTCTGCTCCTTCCATGCTATCCAAAACGGATTCTAAATCTTGCATTAAAGGCGGTTCAATCTTAGAAAAATCAGACTCCGGAGTAATATCTTTAGCGGCATAAGTTTCGGTTAAAGCCCGGTCAATGATAGCATCTTCTTCCGGGGTTAATCCCCCCAGCATAATTCTCAAAAGACCAACCAAGTTGATAATATTCGATCTTAAAATATCTTCCGGTCTTTCATCTTCTCTGGGAATTGGCAAATCAAAAGGATTAAGGTGATTGGGAGAGGTCAGGGAAATTTTAAAGAAGGAGCCGTCAACAGCATCAGACAAAGACTCATATTCATTTTCAGGGTCAATAATAATAACATCTACGCCCTGCATTAGAAGTCGTAAAATTTCTAATTTTACTGCATAACTTTTTCCTCCGCCTGCCTTTCCGAAAACGACCGAATTCGCATTTTCCAGACTGAAGCGGTCAAATAAGACCAAAGAATTATTGTGAAGGTTAAGGCCGTATAAAATCCCTTCATTTGAAGAAAGGTCAAAAGAGATAAAAGGAAAACAACTTGAAAGAGGGCCGGTATTCATTGGGGTATAAACCTGCATGAGGTCTAATCCGTAAGGAGAGGTTGAGACAAACCCTTCTCTTTGCCGAAAGAGGGCCGGTTTAATGTAGATTAAGCGCGATTCAAAAATTGAACGTAGAGTATTCTCGGTATTTTTTAATTCTTGTTCGTTATCGCCATAGATAGTTAAATAAAGGCCGAATTTAAACATTCTTTCCTGGGCCGACATAAGCTTATCTCTTAAAGACTCAAGGTCTCGATAGGCTGTTTCTAGGGCGGGGTCGCGTACCAGCCCTTTTTCTTCTTTATCGATAATTTCAGATTGGATTTCGGTAACTTTTTTCCGTAGCTTCTTTAAAATTGTGCCTGTGTCAGTTGGGTTAATAAATAGTGAAATATCAAGAGGGCTTTCTAAATTTACAAGGGGTGAAAACCAGCCAGAGCCAATATATCTAGGAAAGGAGAAAACAAAAAAAGATCTGGCCATTCTATCACCGAATTTAAGATTACTTTGACCTACTTCAATAGACGAGGGCGCAATAATATCAACAGCTGTGATTGGCTCGTCTTCAAAAATTTTTTCTGGAATTTTTATTTTCTTTTTTAAAAAAGGTATTTTCATATCCCTGCGAATTACCAACCCTACGAATTACGAATCAGTACGAATATACGAATTTGTAGGGTTATTAGATACTTAGTTCGGGAGGAATTTCTGGGTAATAGCCAAATTCAGATTCTCTTGGGTGATGAAGACCCCAGAGAAGTTCGATTAATTCTTCGGTAGTTAGGGGAATCGCTCGTAGTCCGGATCTTCTTAATCCCAAGGCCACAAACTCCATTCTCTGCCAAAGTTGAGATTTGCATCTTTGAAATTCTCCCTCGTTCAAAACAGACATTTTCTGGGCTTTAAGTAATTGCAGCGGAGTTTTTATCCCCTGGGCTTCAAAAATAGTGAAAGGAACAACCACATAAAAAGATTTTGTCATTATTGTGCCTGACTCAACCAAACTCTTTATAAAATCATAATATCCACCCGTTTGAATTTTAAGCAGTTCGTTTTTCTGATTTTTTTCCAGCTCTTTTATTTTTTCAAGGTATCCCGTAATATTTAATCTCCTTGAGTGAACTAAAATTTGGCAAGGGAAATCAAGCGAATTTAAGAAATTCTGAAATTGATAGATGGTGGCATTTTGTTCGTCTTCAGATTTTAAGGCAAAATTTAAAGAAGACACCATTAAAACTCCTCTTAGGGCTCTATTTTTTAAAACAATTACCCCTTCTCTTATTTGTTTAACCTCCAAAAATTGTTGAGTAGTTGCTTGTGCCATAAAACTACATTGTTACATTGTCAAATTGCCACATTGTTAAATCGAAAATTTCTGATTGGTAAATTGAATTAGAGAATTTATTTCGTTTTGAGTTCAATTTGAGTTGATAAATCTTTTAAACGGCCTTGCTTGGTTATTTTCAATAAAGCAGCTGGTTCGGCTTTTTCTTTTCCGGCCTTTACTTTTTCTTTTTTATAAACAAGCCTTGGCTCTGTTTGTTTTTTTCTCCAGGTATAGACTTTCGATGAAATATTAAAAAATACAAAGCTTATTAATACGCTTAACAAGGGCCGGTTCCCAATTTTAATTAAGGCGAAGCTGAAGGCTGTAATTGCCAGAATAAAAGCAATGACAAGGAAAAGGTAAAAATTACTTAAGATAAAATAGAGAAAAAAAATAATAATTCCAGCTCCACCAAGAAAAATAAACTGGCGCCAAGTAAAAGGACCAACTATCTTCGTTTCCATTTCAATAAATTGGGGAATAGAAAATTCCATGTTGTTATTTATCTTTAAGAATAAAAAACTATTTAATTAAACCGCGCTAAGTAATTATCTTAATTATATCACAAACAAAAAATAGTAGTAAATAACATCAAAGACAATAAACATCAAGGCGTCAAAAAGAAGACATTGTTATTGACAAATTATGAGGGTATGCTATAATACAGGCGTAAGAGGAGAGAGCAAGTATTTTCATATTAAATTCGTCATAGACGGCTCTCTCCGAGGGCCTTGTTTTTTAGGAGAGTTCTTTTTTCCGCAAAGTTCATCGAAATTGGTGGATTCTACGGAGAGAAAAACGAATTTCCGCAACAATGCGGACTCCGAGTAATCTCGGAGAAAAAGAACAGAAAGGGAGGAAAAATGGAATCCAATTCTGGCTTTGTTGTTGATGCTGGGTTTATCCTGGGAATGGTAGGCAATTACCTTGTCCTGGGGATCTTCATCCAGCGGGCAGTGGGGAAAGAAAGGTGCGGGGGTGCTCTCTGCACTTATCAAGCTTCCCACCATCCCGGGATTGAGGGTAGCCATAGCAGCATCGCTTGGCCTCGACGGCTGGCAATCATTGTCGGCTGGCTTCCCTGGTTCGTACTCCGTGTTATCCGCTTTGTCTTCCAGACTCTGGGTTGGACAATCAGCAGGTTCCGTCCTCGGAGGATCTGGATGAGCCTTTGTGTCACAGGCCGAGCGGTGCGCTGGACAGTCCAGGGCACCTAATACCAAGGGGAGGAGGGCCTCATGATTCGTAGTCGATGAGACCGCGATCTGGCCTTCCCCCCTTACCCAATTTTTCTAGCAAAGAAAATTTTTAAACTATTTAACATTATCTAATCCGAGGAAGTCCTAAAAGGGGCTCTTTTTTATTTTTGTATTAGCAAAAACTTGACAAAAAACTTAAATCTTATATAATTAAAAAGCTAAGAAAAGGAGAAATCTTGGCAAAAAGTTATTTAACAACTGCATTAGGAGGTGCAAAATGGTAGCAACGATAGTAACTGGAATAGTCTTCGGAGTAGTCTTCCTTTCACTCTTCACCATTGTCTATATAAAGTTAGGATGGTGGAAGTTTCCCATAATACCCCAGATAGTGAAGCCAGAAGAGATGGCAATAAAAGTTATCCTGGGAAGACCAGAAGAGTTTTTCGACAGCGGCCTTCGCTGGATTCCTCTCTGGTTTAGCTCTCTCAGAAGGTTTCCCAAAACGATGTATAACCTGGATTATCCGGCCAGAGAGGCTGTGACTAAAAGAGAAACGATAGATGGAATAGAATATGGAGCCCAGGTATTAAAAGTAGATTCAGTAGCTTATGTGAGCTTCCCGCAGTGCTACGTATGGCTTCGGTACAAAGACCAGCAGGGGAAACTGCAAATAGCGAGGGTGAACAGCGAAACGGCCCTAACAAAGAAAAAAGATGAACTCAAGAAAGCAGGAATGACAGACATTGAAGCCAAAGGCGGGCTTGTCGAAATATACCGGCGACAGATTCCCATTGACGAAGGAAAGCTAAAGGATTTCACTGGAGAGGCAATAGTCGCAGCCCTGCGTGTAGCTATGGGTAAGGTTACCTGGAGACAGGCAACCGAGGATATTGAAGACGTTAGAAAGGCAGCTGAGGACGTTTTTAAGTCTAGCGATGGTGCTTTGCTTGCGGCAGGATTCCATCCAGACGATTTGAGACTGGCTATTGAGGAAGTAAAGCTTCCTCAAGAACTGGAGCAAGCTCTGCCAGGGCCCGACAGGGCAAGGCTAGAGGCTCAAGCGGCAAAGTTTGTTTCTCAGACTCGGGCCACCGAAACGGTCGGAACAGTCATTGAAATGATGGCTCAAAGCAGAGGCAAGTCGCTTCAGGAAGTTCAGGCGGAAATTGAAGCTGACCCCGACGCCAGAAAGGAATTCCTAGCCCTGTCCAAGGACTTGATTGTTCGAAGGATGGGTCTTGACAAGAATGCCTACCTTGACATCCGGGTAGAGGGAGCCGATGGAATTGAGAAATCTCTCTTGAACCTTGTTGCTGCCTGGCAAAGAATGCCAGGGGGCGGAAAAGAAAAAGAAGAAAAAGAAGAAAAAAAAGGCCGTAGAAGAGTCCGCGTTCCAGGCGGAACCAGAGAGATGGATGAAGAAGAGAGAAGAAGGTATGGGATACCCTAATTATAAAGGGGCGACTACTGTCGCCCCTCTTTTGTTATTTATATCAATATTTATTCAAATGGTTCCCGGTAAGTATCTTCTTTCCGCGGCATAGGTTTTTCTTCTTCTAAGGGAGTTTCAGGCTTTTCTATTTTTGGTGGAACAGTCTCTGGTTCAGATGGAGCCGGAGTTTTTAAGGATTCCTCTGGCGGCGGAGGAGCAACTGGCAGAGGTTTAATCGGAACTCTTTTCCTGGTAAGAGGAGTAATTTCCCTTTCGATTACGACTTTTCTGGCAAAAGTAAGAACGTTTTTCTCAAGGTCTTTAGCTAAATCTTTTGCAATTTTCGGAGAAATATTAAAAATTTGCCGAAGTTCTTCTGGAAAATCCTTAATCATTATTTTTTCCTCAGCCATATCCTTGATAAGTCTTGCTATTTTTCTTTCCGGCTGTTTTCCAGTAATTTTCTCCTTTTCTTTAAAAGTTTGAGCTTCTTTTAACTCTTGTGCCAACTTCTCCATTATTTCTTTCGGCTCTCTGTGCAGTTTATACTTTTTCAGTATTTCTTGGATGACAAAATGAGATTCGTCCGGGAAAATTATTTCTTGATTTTTGGATAGTTTTTGAGCCATATTTTTTACATTTTATTTAGGTTTGATAATTTGGATTACCTTGAATATTGATCCACATCGCTTCTACTTTTTCAGCCTCTCTTATTGCTTTGGGGGTGCCTGTAAGTGTCAAGCCACGAATCATATCGGTGATATCTTGCTCCCTTTGGTTGATAAGATTTCTCAGAGCGTCTTTTTGCAGTTTGTTTCCTGTGCGGCCTAACTCCTGCACCTTTGCCATGTCCATAGAGTAAAATACTTGAAGATTTTCGTCGGTGTACTTTGGCCCACCAGGTGTTTGAGTTTCAAAGGCTTGGGGCAGAATGTTTCTCCTGAATTCTCTAGTTTCTTGTCTTTCTATATGCCCACGGATACTTTCTTCTGTAGTCATGCCGGGAGAAACACCGGGAGCTCCCGCTACTGCCGCAGTCGGCATTTTACCATAAAGCATTCTAGGAGAAACCCCATATTTGATGGCTTCACCGAAATATCTTTGATCTTTTGCCTCGAGCCGGTCTCTCTTAGCCAGCTCTTCTATGGCCGCTGCCCGCGTTAATCTACCCTCTCGGGTCATAACACCCTTTTCCGCAATCCCTCGAATGTTTTCTACACTTTCAGCCCCAAGATTTCTCCCTGCTTTTTTTCTATCTCTTTCTAATTCTGATGCATAAGCCCCAGGCCCTCCCACAAGCCCACTAAGAGGTGTTCTTTCCAGCCTTTGCCTTATTCTTTGTTCTGTCCTTGCGACAGCCGGAATGCCTCTGGCCGTTGATACTCCCGCAGCTCCTGCTATTTTAGGCATCGCTTTTCCCGCCTTTTGAGCTATAGAAATAACTCCGGAGGCTCCCATGGCTGAGGTGCTCAGGGCGGCAAAAAATCCAAGTAAAAGGAAAGCCAAAGCTATTCCATAAGGCAAAACCTCGTTTAAAATAGCAGCGACAGGATTGGGGTCTCCTACTGCTCCTGTCAGGCCGCCTCTACTGGCTATCCCAATCATATGGTCTCCTAACCATAAGAAAAAGGCGGCAAAGACTCCAATGAATGTCCATTGAAGAAATTGACTCCACCATGTTCGGAACCAACCCCTGGTAGCGGGTAGAACATAAAAGACAAAGGCAATTGGGGACATGATAACCAACAGCCAAATAGCCACCCTTCTCATTATAAAAAGGATGGCAAAGAGAAAGAAAACAATAGCAGCAAAGAACATAAATAGCGCAATAACTATAATTTTAATGAAAAAACTTAAAAGCGCAATAGGATTAAAAAAGTTAAACCCTCCCAAGTCGCTGGCAATCATATTGCTTATATTAGTGAACACGCTACCTATAATTTTTCCTCCGGTTAAGCCCCCCAAAAAAAAGTTCATCAGAATGTTGGCAAAATCTACAATGACACCTAAAATAACCGGAGTAAAATTAATTAATAAAGCTACCCCAATTAAAATCGGCAGAGTTTTTCTGGCCCGATATTCTTCTAATCTAAGAGCGGTGGCTAAGCCAATAATAACTAAGACCAAGACTATAAACATATTGGCCAAATCTCTGACAACCGGCCAGCCAACGTCAACTACTCCTCCCGAAGTATAAGGAACAGTGATAAACCAGGGGTCAATTGACCACCCCAGAAGTATAGAGGCAATACCTAAAATAGCCGTAGGAATCATTAATATATAAGAGGCGATTAGCCAGCCAATTGCCTTACCAATAGCGTCGGCTACACCCCCGAGTATTCCAAAAATAGCATAAGCACGATAGAGGGGAAAGAGTAATCCAGAAATAACAAAAAATAAAAGAGCCCACCTGGCCGGAGCACATAATTTCTTTATGTGCTCGGTTCTGGGTAAGCAAGCTAAAATTATCAATCTACCGTCTCTGCTTAAATGCAGAAGAAATTTTTTAATGTTTTGATTAATTAATTTCATGATATTCTCTCGAAGATTAATTCATTATAATAAAACAAAACAATCAAGTAAAGTTAAAGGTCTTGGTTAATTTTAACCATTCCTGGACACTTAAAGTTTCGGCTCTTTGACTTGGCCGGATTTTATTTTTCAAAAGCCAGTTTTCGATTTTTTGCCGGTCAGTTTCTGAAATTTTTGCTTGTCCGCCAAAGCCTTGGCGAAGACGGGCAAGATTATTAATTAGTTGTTTTCTCGGCTGTGAAAAACCAGCCCGAACAATTCTAAAGAATAAACCACAGAGGTCCGGCCTCTGTTGGTTTTTCTCAGGGGTTATTTTTAATATAGCCGAATCAACCTTGGGCTGAGGCCAGAAAGATTTTTTTGATATATAACTGACGATTTCTGGCTTAGCATAAAATTGGACAGAAACAGCCAAAAGACTCATATTGGGAGGTTTGGCTATAATTCTTTGGGCCACTTCTTTTTGGGTCATTAAAATCATCAGCTTTGGCGGGTAATTGCTTTCTAAAAATTTACGGATTACCGGGGAAACAATATAATATGGTAAATTGGCCACCAATTTATAGTTTGTAGTTTTTAGTTTGTAGTTTTTCGAACCAGTCGCTTCGCTCCTTGTAATTGCTCTGCAATTAACAGTGTTTAGCTTGAGAATATCGCCTTGAATAATTTTAACATTTTTTAGATTTTTTGTTGTTTCTTGTAAAATCTTAACCATTTTAGGATCTTTTTCTATAGCGATTACTTCCTTAACTTTCCCGGCTAATCCTTGGGTTAAAATGCCGGTTCCGGGGCCTACTTCTAAAATAACGTCTTTGGATCGAAGGTCGGCAGTTGTTATAATTTTTCTGAGAACATTTCTGTCTATTAAAAAATTCTGACCAAATCTTTTTGATGGGCGAACTTTATATTTTTTTAATAAATTTTTGACTATTTTTATTGAAATCACGGTTCTTAAAACATTATAGCAGAGAATTTTCGGCTGTGGAAAAGTACCTTGCCTTCACAAATTTTTGAGCCGTTTTCGCCCTAAATCTGGAGTTTCTGGCTCTTGTCCAAAAAACCTGAGAGGGCTTGACTTTATTGCCCAAAAGATTACATTAGAGAAAGGATGCTCGACTGGGTCTAGTCGAAGCTAAAGCCGTCTTTAAAGACGGGAAAATCTAACTTTCCATTAAGCTACGTTTACGGCTTAATGATCACAATAATATTTCTAGTTTATTTTTGGTCAGACAGTTGTTGGCTGTATGGCCCTTAATTCAGAAAGGATTCTGGATTTTTCCAAAGATAATTATAAAAGGACTTAGGGATAACCTCGGAGGATCTTTGAAAGACCCTCTGCTTTATTTAGGCATTATCTCCTTTTTTCTGTTTAGTTTCGTTTCTTTGGGAGCTCCGGCTTTTTTGAGGTCTCTGCCGGGCAACACTTCTTCATCGTTACTTTCTCCAATACCGTCTTCCCGGCATTTTGGTCAATTGAGCAATAATAAACTTTTTTTACATCAAGAGAAGGAACAGAAATTTGATTTTTCTCTTTTCAGTGTCTTACAAGGAAATGCCATGCTGGGTGTTTCTACGCCGGTAAATATTTCTCCCCAAGTTTTAGGAGCTTTGGCAGAAGGAAATTCTAGCAGCTTGCCAGAGACAAGAGACGAAATTCTTGAATACATCGTTCAGTCGGGCGACACCTTGTCTGGTTTGGCCGAAAAGTTTGATATTTCCTTAAATACCATCGTTTGGGCTAATGATCTTTTGAAGGATTCTAATCTTCAAATTGGCCAAAAGCTGGTTATCTTACCGGTTTCTGGGTTAATCCATCACGTAAAAAAGGGAGAAACAATAAGCGGTATAACTGCATTGTATAAGGCGGAAACTGACGCAATCATATTGTTGAACGATCTTTCTGGGGACGGAGATATTGTTGTGGGAGATATTTTAATTATTCCGAACGGCCAAAAGCCTTCTTTGTCAAGCTATATACCAGTGCCTGCCCAGATGCCGTTAGCTTCAAGTTATTTTATCTGTCCCATTACATCTCCCTGCGGGATAAGCCAGGGACTTCATTGGTACAACGCCATAGACTTTACCAATGGACAATGCGGTGAACCAATTTATGCCGCAGCTCAGGGAACAGTATTAAAGGTAAAATATGGCTGGAACGGCGGGGCAGGAAATTATGTAAGTCTTTTACATCTTAATGGGATAGTAACAATGTATGGCCACTTAGCTTCAATGTTAGTTAGCCCGGGGCAAGAAGTTTCGCAGGGTCAAATGATAGCGAAAATGGGCGGAAAGCCCGGAACACCCGGAGCCGGCACATCTACTGGCTGCCATGTTCACTTTGGAGTTCGTGGCGCCAGAAATCCGTTTAGTAGATAGGCATTAACCTTAATATCTTTTGCCAATGTAAAAAGCCGATAAACTCGGCCTTTTTTTTATCGCTCTTCTCTTATTCTATACATTAAAGCTTCAGCCACATGTTCAGTTAAAATATTTTTTGAATCTGCCAAATCGGCAATAGTTCGAGCTACTTTTAAAACCCGATGATAACCACGAGCTGAAAGCTGGCCCGAATCTACAGCCTTCCTTAGAAGATTGCCAGCCTTACTATCAACTTGACAATATTGTTTAATCTGAGGGATCCTTATTTCAGAATTAGTTATAACTCCATCTTTGTTAAATCTTTCTTTTTGTAAAATTCTAGCCTTCTCGACCCTTTCTTTGATTTTAGAACTACTTTTTTCTGAATTTTCTTGGATTAGTTTTTCGTACTTTAATTGAGGAACTTCAATAAAAAGATCTATTCTATCAATCAAGGGGCCCGA
The genomic region above belongs to Candidatus Nealsonbacteria bacterium and contains:
- a CDS encoding LysM peptidoglycan-binding domain-containing protein translates to MVRQLLAVWPLIQKGFWIFPKIIIKGLRDNLGGSLKDPLLYLGIISFFLFSFVSLGAPAFLRSLPGNTSSSLLSPIPSSRHFGQLSNNKLFLHQEKEQKFDFSLFSVLQGNAMLGVSTPVNISPQVLGALAEGNSSSLPETRDEILEYIVQSGDTLSGLAEKFDISLNTIVWANDLLKDSNLQIGQKLVILPVSGLIHHVKKGETISGITALYKAETDAIILLNDLSGDGDIVVGDILIIPNGQKPSLSSYIPVPAQMPLASSYFICPITSPCGISQGLHWYNAIDFTNGQCGEPIYAAAQGTVLKVKYGWNGGAGNYVSLLHLNGIVTMYGHLASMLVSPGQEVSQGQMIAKMGGKPGTPGAGTSTGCHVHFGVRGARNPFSR
- a CDS encoding DUF87 domain-containing protein — protein: MKIPFLKKKIKIPEKIFEDEPITAVDIIAPSSIEVGQSNLKFGDRMARSFFVFSFPRYIGSGWFSPLVNLESPLDISLFINPTDTGTILKKLRKKVTEIQSEIIDKEEKGLVRDPALETAYRDLESLRDKLMSAQERMFKFGLYLTIYGDNEQELKNTENTLRSIFESRLIYIKPALFRQREGFVSTSPYGLDLMQVYTPMNTGPLSSCFPFISFDLSSNEGILYGLNLHNNSLVLFDRFSLENANSVVFGKAGGGKSYAVKLEILRLLMQGVDVIIIDPENEYESLSDAVDGSFFKISLTSPNHLNPFDLPIPREDERPEDILRSNIINLVGLLRIMLGGLTPEEDAIIDRALTETYAAKDITPESDFSKIEPPLMQDLESVLDSMEGAESLVTRVRKFTRGTFASFFNQPSNIKTTGHFVCFGIRDMEEELKQMAMFIVLRYVWNTIRSKLKKRILVVDEAWWLMQTEDGASFLFGIAKRARKYWLGVTTITQDVNDFMKSEYGQPIIANSALQLLMKQSPATIDIVKKTFNLTEEEKYLLLESSVGEGLFFAGQKHVALKIVASYGEDQLITTTPEEILKIRKAKKELGKPT
- a CDS encoding PrgI family protein, with protein sequence MEFSIPQFIEMETKIVGPFTWRQFIFLGGAGIIIFFLYFILSNFYLFLVIAFILAITAFSFALIKIGNRPLLSVLISFVFFNISSKVYTWRKKQTEPRLVYKKEKVKAGKEKAEPAALLKITKQGRLKDLSTQIELKTK
- the rsmA gene encoding ribosomal RNA small subunit methyltransferase A, with amino-acid sequence MLCYNVLRTVISIKIVKNLLKKYKVRPSKRFGQNFLIDRNVLRKIITTADLRSKDVILEVGPGTGILTQGLAGKVKEVIAIEKDPKMVKILQETTKNLKNVKIIQGDILKLNTVNCRAITRSEATGSKNYKLKTTNYKLVANLPYYIVSPVIRKFLESNYPPKLMILMTQKEVAQRIIAKPPNMSLLAVSVQFYAKPEIVSYISKKSFWPQPKVDSAILKITPEKNQQRPDLCGLFFRIVRAGFSQPRKQLINNLARLRQGFGGQAKISETDRQKIENWLLKNKIRPSQRAETLSVQEWLKLTKTFNFT